One Dictyoglomus thermophilum H-6-12 DNA window includes the following coding sequences:
- a CDS encoding NAD(P)H-dependent flavin oxidoreductase, with translation MKLPSLKIGNLIASVPIVQGGMAVGISLSGLASAVAEEGGIGVIGTAGIGMEEEDFFENFIEANIRALRKEIRKAKEKTKGIIGVNILVALSNFADMVKTALEEKIDIIFSGAGLPLDLPKYLKKGDKTKLVPIVSSGRAARIIAKNWIEKYNYIPDAFVVEGPLAGGHLGFKKEELKDPEITLESRLKEVLDEVKILEEKYDKEIPVIAGGGIYDGKDIAKFLKLGAKGVQMATRFVATYECDADEKFKEAYLKCKKEDIVIIDSPVGLPGRAIKNEFLEAVERGEKKPYKCPFHCIRTCDYQNSPYCIAIALLNAKKGNFKYGFAFAGANAYRIEKIVKVKDLMAELVKEAEENM, from the coding sequence ATGAAATTACCAAGCTTAAAGATCGGCAACCTCATAGCCTCGGTGCCTATCGTACAAGGTGGAATGGCGGTAGGAATATCTCTTTCAGGATTAGCATCGGCAGTAGCCGAAGAAGGAGGAATAGGAGTTATAGGCACCGCAGGAATAGGAATGGAAGAAGAAGACTTTTTTGAAAATTTTATAGAAGCAAATATTAGAGCCTTAAGAAAAGAGATTAGAAAAGCAAAGGAAAAAACAAAGGGAATAATAGGAGTAAACATATTAGTTGCTCTTTCTAACTTTGCAGATATGGTTAAAACGGCCTTAGAAGAAAAGATTGATATTATTTTTTCAGGAGCAGGCCTTCCTTTAGATCTTCCTAAATATCTTAAAAAGGGAGATAAAACAAAACTCGTACCCATTGTATCTTCAGGAAGAGCAGCAAGAATCATAGCCAAAAATTGGATTGAAAAATACAACTATATCCCTGATGCCTTTGTAGTAGAAGGCCCTTTAGCGGGAGGACATCTCGGATTTAAAAAAGAAGAATTGAAAGATCCCGAGATTACTCTTGAAAGTAGGCTCAAAGAAGTATTAGATGAGGTAAAAATATTAGAAGAAAAATACGACAAAGAAATTCCTGTTATAGCAGGAGGAGGAATATACGATGGAAAAGATATCGCCAAATTCTTAAAATTAGGAGCAAAAGGTGTACAAATGGCAACAAGATTTGTAGCAACTTACGAGTGCGATGCAGACGAAAAATTCAAAGAAGCCTACTTAAAATGTAAAAAGGAAGATATAGTGATAATAGATAGCCCAGTAGGACTTCCTGGAAGAGCTATAAAAAATGAATTTCTTGAAGCAGTAGAAAGAGGAGAGAAAAAACCATATAAATGTCCATTTCATTGTATAAGAACCTGTGATTACCAGAACTCTCCCTACTGTATTGCCATAGCCCTTCTAAATGCTAAAAAAGGAAATTTTAAATATGGCTTTGCCTTCGCAGGTGCAAATGCCTACAGAATCGAAAAGATAGTAAAGGTAAAAGATCTCATGGCAGAACTGGTAAAAGAAGCAGAAGAAAACATGTGA
- a CDS encoding enoyl-ACP reductase FabI: protein MLLQGKKIAVFNVANKKSIAWAIAQSIMKFGGEVIIGYQNERLKENVEELIADLNPKPLILECDVSKDENIEKVVKEIESNVGKIDGFVHSIAFAPSEALKNPFIETSREAFLTAMEVSVYSFVAMSRIFKPILNTNSSIITLTYYGSEKVIPNYNVMGVAKAALEASVRYLAYDLGSENIRVNAISAGPLSTLAARGIARFTDMLEYHKERAPLRRNIEHREVGDTAVFLLSDLSSGITGEVIYVDAGYNIMGM, encoded by the coding sequence ATGCTACTTCAAGGGAAAAAAATAGCTGTTTTCAACGTAGCCAATAAAAAAAGTATTGCTTGGGCCATTGCCCAATCCATAATGAAATTTGGAGGAGAAGTAATCATTGGTTATCAAAATGAGAGGCTAAAAGAAAATGTAGAGGAACTTATAGCTGATTTAAATCCAAAGCCTCTAATTTTAGAATGTGACGTCTCTAAAGATGAAAATATTGAAAAAGTAGTAAAAGAAATAGAGAGCAATGTGGGAAAAATAGATGGATTTGTCCACTCCATAGCCTTTGCCCCCTCAGAAGCCCTAAAAAACCCCTTCATAGAGACATCAAGAGAAGCCTTCCTTACAGCCATGGAGGTAAGTGTTTATTCCTTTGTTGCCATGAGTAGAATCTTTAAGCCCATTTTAAATACAAATTCCAGTATCATTACCCTTACCTACTATGGTTCTGAAAAGGTTATTCCTAATTACAATGTAATGGGAGTTGCAAAAGCAGCCTTAGAAGCTTCGGTAAGATATCTTGCTTATGATCTTGGCAGTGAAAACATAAGAGTCAATGCCATATCTGCAGGACCATTAAGTACCTTAGCAGCAAGAGGTATAGCAAGATTTACTGATATGCTGGAATACCATAAAGAAAGAGCACCTTTGAGAAGAAATATTGAACATAGAGAGGTAGGAGACACTGCAGTATTTCTTTTGAGCGATCTATCTTCTGGAATTACAGGTGAGGTTATATACGTGGATGCTGGATATAACATAATGGGTATGTAA
- a CDS encoding DeoR/GlpR family DNA-binding transcription regulator → MLPEERRTKILELLEKERGVKVSDLVKIFNVTGATIRRDLETLEKEGLLKRTHGGAVLPHSFSFEPLYITKKRQNLKEKQAIGKVAAELINDGESVFIETGSTTLQIAKNIKHKHDVTVITNSIEVARELLSARGVEVILTGGLLRKETVALIGPLAERVLKEFRVDKVFLGISGIIPSKGMYTASIAEAQIKKLIIEMGREIIGVSDHSKFGKECFAFVAPTKAMNKIIVDEKVPTHYIDELKNQGVEVIIAPVED, encoded by the coding sequence ATGTTACCAGAAGAAAGAAGGACAAAAATATTAGAGCTGTTAGAAAAAGAAAGAGGAGTCAAAGTCTCTGATTTAGTAAAAATATTTAACGTTACAGGAGCAACTATTAGAAGAGATTTGGAGACCTTAGAAAAAGAAGGACTCCTTAAAAGAACTCATGGTGGTGCAGTTTTACCTCATAGTTTTTCTTTTGAACCTTTATACATAACTAAGAAGCGTCAAAATCTTAAAGAAAAACAAGCCATAGGAAAAGTAGCTGCAGAATTAATAAATGACGGAGAAAGCGTATTTATTGAGACAGGAAGTACTACCTTACAAATTGCTAAAAATATTAAACATAAACATGATGTTACGGTAATTACAAACTCTATAGAAGTAGCAAGAGAGCTTTTGAGTGCAAGAGGAGTAGAGGTTATACTAACAGGAGGGTTACTAAGAAAGGAAACTGTGGCTCTTATTGGTCCTCTTGCAGAAAGAGTTTTAAAAGAATTTAGAGTGGATAAAGTATTTTTAGGAATATCAGGAATTATTCCCTCAAAAGGAATGTATACAGCAAGTATAGCTGAGGCTCAAATTAAAAAGTTAATTATAGAGATGGGAAGAGAAATAATAGGAGTTAGTGATCATAGCAAATTTGGTAAGGAGTGCTTTGCATTTGTTGCCCCAACAAAAGCGATGAATAAAATAATAGTGGATGAAAAAGTACCTACTCACTATATAGATGAATTAAAAAACCAGGGTGTAGAAGTAATAATAGCCCCTGTAGAAGATTAA
- a CDS encoding ABC transporter substrate-binding protein has translation MKKFLITSLLLTFLFLMGGNVFSQGLPAGIERTETFIVDQIYRHSNTLKYNVWVPNGGETPISHALLTDTLWFVDQQTGKWINSLAKEPPKYNSDFTEMTVNLRNNIYWSDGVRFTADDLVFTVQTIMNTPGMLWNAELTKYVKSVEKLNDFSVRFKLKEPNPRFHYYFTVRWNGVYMMPKHVWEKVKDPLQFTFWPPVSLGAYVIKDADPQGYWILYQLRDDWKRTTSGIITGRSGPKYILQIFYGPNEKKVAAMLGHNLDVLMDLDIEAFLALIKRNPYARSWYKDFPWAWPDELDSRIFAFNNEKYPFNLKDVRWALTLALDIVKLNTEYVGGVSKVNPIPQPPVPFLMKYYHKPLKTWLKAFRLDLGDGQYFKPFDDTIPQKIADWAKKQGYTVSGNPEDVFGIGWWKYAPDVAEKLLIKNGFKKVGGKWYLPDGKPWKFSIVAAPDEVDAFRLALGAADQWKKFGIDVTVEALERTPYYERVQLGDFDVSSSWSDACSACAANAVIDKWQYIQGLHSTYYAPIGQRSLTGNSLRVKDKKLDEIIEKLSKISPNDPKTLEYGREFMKLWVENMYGIITHGFKKFITIDTYYWTGYPTAESPKVQPNYWFMGGKFTFPYLEPTGRK, from the coding sequence ATGAAAAAATTTTTAATTACAAGTTTACTCTTAACCTTCTTATTCTTAATGGGGGGTAATGTTTTTTCTCAGGGTTTACCAGCAGGTATAGAGAGAACAGAAACTTTTATTGTTGATCAAATATATAGACATAGTAATACTCTAAAATATAATGTCTGGGTTCCCAATGGTGGAGAGACACCCATAAGTCATGCTTTACTTACTGATACTTTATGGTTTGTAGACCAACAGACTGGTAAATGGATTAACTCTCTCGCAAAAGAGCCTCCAAAATATAATTCAGATTTTACAGAAATGACAGTTAATCTAAGAAATAATATTTATTGGAGTGATGGAGTGAGATTTACAGCTGATGATTTAGTTTTTACTGTGCAAACTATAATGAATACGCCTGGAATGCTTTGGAATGCAGAATTAACAAAGTACGTTAAGTCTGTAGAAAAACTTAATGACTTTTCAGTGAGATTTAAATTAAAGGAACCTAACCCAAGATTTCATTATTATTTCACTGTTAGATGGAATGGCGTTTATATGATGCCTAAGCATGTTTGGGAAAAAGTAAAGGATCCATTGCAATTTACCTTCTGGCCTCCTGTGTCTCTAGGGGCATATGTAATAAAGGATGCTGATCCTCAAGGGTATTGGATACTCTATCAATTGAGAGATGATTGGAAAAGAACTACCTCTGGGATAATTACAGGAAGGTCTGGTCCTAAATATATTTTGCAAATTTTCTATGGTCCTAATGAAAAGAAAGTAGCAGCAATGTTAGGGCATAACTTAGATGTATTAATGGATTTGGACATAGAAGCCTTCTTAGCTTTAATTAAGAGGAATCCGTATGCTCGTTCTTGGTATAAAGATTTTCCATGGGCATGGCCAGATGAATTAGATTCAAGAATTTTTGCGTTTAATAATGAGAAATATCCGTTTAATTTGAAAGATGTAAGATGGGCTTTAACATTAGCTTTAGATATAGTTAAACTAAATACAGAATATGTAGGAGGAGTTTCTAAAGTTAATCCAATACCACAGCCTCCAGTTCCATTTTTGATGAAATATTATCATAAACCTTTAAAGACTTGGTTGAAGGCATTTAGGTTGGATTTAGGAGACGGACAATACTTTAAGCCTTTTGATGATACAATTCCTCAAAAAATAGCTGATTGGGCTAAAAAACAGGGATATACTGTGAGTGGTAATCCTGAGGATGTATTTGGGATTGGTTGGTGGAAATATGCACCTGACGTGGCAGAAAAATTATTGATAAAGAATGGATTTAAAAAAGTTGGAGGAAAATGGTATTTGCCAGATGGAAAACCTTGGAAATTTAGTATAGTTGCTGCACCTGATGAAGTGGATGCTTTTAGATTAGCACTTGGAGCTGCTGATCAATGGAAGAAGTTTGGAATAGATGTTACGGTAGAAGCTCTTGAGAGAACACCATATTATGAAAGAGTCCAGTTAGGAGATTTTGATGTAAGTTCAAGCTGGTCTGATGCTTGCTCTGCCTGTGCAGCAAACGCAGTAATCGATAAATGGCAGTATATACAAGGATTGCATTCTACATACTATGCTCCTATAGGTCAACGCTCTTTGACAGGCAATTCTTTAAGAGTAAAGGATAAAAAATTGGATGAAATAATTGAAAAGCTATCTAAGATTAGCCCTAATGATCCTAAAACTCTTGAGTATGGAAGAGAATTTATGAAACTTTGGGTTGAAAATATGTATGGAATAATAACACATGGATTTAAGAAATTTATAACAATAGACACTTACTACTGGACTGGATATCCAACTGCAGAATCTCCTAAGGTACAGCCTAATTACTGGTTTATGGGGGGTAAATTTACTTTCCCATATCTTGAACCCACTGGAAGAAAATAA
- a CDS encoding ABC transporter permease, protein MENYVKYIITRFIQTLIVIFIGITIVFFAPRFTPMDPVQSVIMRAYSQSTVDASVIQGLVETLKDLYGLRGTIWEQYIRFWKHLLKGDLGPSFTMFPTPVIQIIFKALPWTIGLLLTSTLIAWLLGIILGTLVGYFPNKSFSKILSIIITCIYPIPYYIIALILIFIFCYIFPIFPLMGGVQIGLKPSFSLTYILSVIKHGFLPALSLIIGTTCFIFMTQRALVSTLIASDFIVFSEVAGLSRKRIFLYLIRNSMLPQITDLALFLGGIFGGALMTEIVFSYPGIGQILYSAILQSDFNLIMGISIFSVVGVAFAAFILDLIYPLLDPRIRVK, encoded by the coding sequence ATGGAGAATTATGTGAAATATATCATAACTAGGTTTATTCAGACACTAATTGTAATATTTATAGGGATAACAATAGTATTTTTTGCTCCTAGGTTTACTCCTATGGATCCTGTACAGAGTGTTATTATGCGAGCTTATTCTCAAAGTACGGTAGATGCCTCAGTTATACAAGGTCTTGTTGAAACCTTAAAAGATTTATATGGTCTAAGAGGAACAATATGGGAACAATATATTAGATTCTGGAAGCATTTGTTGAAGGGAGATTTAGGACCTTCTTTTACAATGTTTCCAACTCCGGTTATTCAAATAATATTTAAAGCTTTGCCATGGACAATTGGGCTCTTGTTGACATCCACCTTAATAGCTTGGCTTTTAGGGATTATACTTGGTACGTTAGTAGGATATTTTCCAAATAAAAGCTTTTCTAAGATCTTAAGTATCATTATTACTTGTATTTATCCCATACCTTATTATATAATTGCTCTAATTTTAATATTCATATTTTGTTATATTTTTCCTATCTTTCCTCTCATGGGAGGAGTTCAAATTGGTTTAAAACCCTCTTTTAGTTTAACTTATATTTTAAGTGTAATAAAACACGGATTTCTACCTGCTTTGTCTTTAATTATTGGAACCACATGTTTTATATTTATGACTCAAAGAGCTTTAGTTTCTACTTTGATAGCGAGCGATTTTATTGTTTTTTCAGAAGTAGCAGGTCTTTCAAGAAAGAGGATATTCTTATATTTAATAAGGAATAGTATGCTTCCTCAAATAACTGATCTTGCACTGTTTTTGGGTGGTATTTTTGGTGGAGCTTTAATGACTGAGATAGTTTTTTCTTATCCAGGGATAGGACAAATATTATACTCGGCTATTTTACAATCTGATTTTAATCTTATAATGGGTATATCAATATTTTCCGTGGTAGGTGTTGCTTTTGCTGCTTTTATTTTGGATCTTATTTATCCATTGTTAGATCCAAGAATTAGGGTCAAGTAG
- a CDS encoding ABC transporter permease: protein MKVIRDLLKYDKNFLVGFIFLVFALLLAILSFFSPYSPQERYVVERDKPPSFSHILGTNSLGQDVFWYLTFAIRNSLIIGLLAVILGRAVAVVVGLLSGYLGGRFDRIVTTITDSFIVLPRLPILILLSFTIKGNMNFITMALLIAFFDWAWPSKRYRSQILSLKEMEFTNTAKFSGRRIFQIVFKEHMPFLIPYLLADSISGFLFAIGMEITLSVLGLTNLDIPTIGTMIFWANYYQSMLNGTWWWISSPVLILIITVLGFYLLSVSIGTFLDPRVRLQKISVGENK from the coding sequence ATGAAGGTAATAAGAGACTTACTGAAATATGATAAAAATTTTTTAGTGGGGTTTATTTTTTTAGTATTTGCTTTATTGCTTGCGATTTTATCTTTTTTTTCCCCATATAGTCCACAAGAAAGATACGTTGTAGAAAGGGACAAACCCCCCTCTTTTAGTCATATTTTGGGGACTAATTCTTTAGGGCAAGATGTATTTTGGTATTTAACCTTTGCAATAAGGAACTCTCTAATTATAGGTTTATTAGCTGTAATTCTTGGAAGAGCCGTTGCAGTTGTAGTTGGACTTCTTTCAGGTTATTTAGGGGGTAGATTTGACAGAATTGTTACTACAATAACTGATAGTTTTATTGTTCTTCCAAGATTACCCATTTTGATTCTTTTATCCTTTACCATAAAGGGAAATATGAACTTCATTACAATGGCATTATTAATTGCCTTTTTTGATTGGGCTTGGCCCTCGAAAAGATATAGATCGCAAATTTTAAGCCTGAAAGAAATGGAATTTACGAATACTGCAAAATTTTCTGGTAGAAGAATTTTTCAAATTGTTTTTAAAGAGCATATGCCATTTTTAATACCGTACCTCCTTGCAGATAGTATTAGTGGATTCTTATTTGCTATTGGAATGGAAATAACTCTCTCAGTTTTAGGACTCACTAATCTAGATATTCCTACTATTGGAACTATGATTTTCTGGGCAAATTATTATCAATCTATGCTAAATGGCACATGGTGGTGGATAAGTTCCCCAGTATTGATATTGATAATTACAGTATTAGGTTTTTATTTATTATCTGTAAGTATTGGTACATTCCTTGATCCAAGGGTTAGATTACAAAAGATAAGTGTGGGGGAAAATAAATGA
- a CDS encoding ABC transporter ATP-binding protein: MMSRDSKDLLVDVDNLKAYYVTRLYGINRIVKAVDNVSFEIYKNEILGIAGESGCGKSTLLKVLLRIIKPPLFVYDGSVNYFLQDKEYINIISLGEEEIKSLRWKLMSYIPQGSMNVLNPVRKIKNTFRDFIKEHFKEEFEEVNINKLIKEHLESLGLPSEVLDLYPHQLSGGMKQRVTIALSTLFKPKIIFADEPTTALDVIVQRGVLQLLKKIQREEKNTIVIVSHDMGIHAYVSQRIAIMYAGKIIEIADKREIYTNPLHPYTKYLINSLPRIGDKSYKASIPGTPPSLANPPMGCRFHERCPEAQNVCREQEPLLEDVGNNHKVACHFVKGGKL, from the coding sequence ATGATGAGTAGAGATAGCAAAGACTTATTAGTTGATGTTGATAATTTAAAAGCCTATTATGTAACTAGATTATACGGGATAAATAGAATAGTAAAAGCTGTGGATAATGTATCTTTTGAGATTTATAAGAATGAAATTTTAGGGATAGCTGGGGAAAGTGGTTGTGGAAAATCTACTTTGTTAAAGGTTTTACTTAGAATTATAAAACCGCCTTTATTTGTATATGATGGTTCTGTTAATTATTTTCTTCAAGATAAAGAGTATATAAACATTATAAGTCTAGGAGAAGAAGAAATTAAAAGTTTGAGATGGAAGTTAATGTCTTATATTCCTCAGGGGTCTATGAATGTCCTTAATCCTGTAAGAAAAATAAAAAATACTTTTAGAGATTTTATAAAAGAACATTTTAAAGAAGAATTTGAAGAGGTTAATATTAATAAACTTATAAAAGAACATTTAGAATCTCTAGGTTTACCTTCTGAGGTGTTGGATTTATATCCTCATCAACTTTCTGGAGGAATGAAACAGAGAGTAACTATTGCTTTGTCTACGTTGTTCAAACCTAAGATAATCTTTGCTGATGAGCCTACGACTGCTCTTGATGTAATAGTACAACGGGGAGTTTTACAGCTTTTAAAAAAAATCCAGAGAGAAGAAAAGAATACTATAGTGATTGTTTCTCATGATATGGGAATTCATGCATATGTGAGTCAAAGAATTGCTATTATGTATGCAGGAAAAATTATTGAAATTGCTGATAAAAGAGAGATATACACTAATCCACTTCATCCTTATACTAAATACTTAATAAATTCACTTCCTAGAATTGGAGATAAGTCTTATAAAGCAAGTATACCAGGAACGCCCCCTTCTTTGGCTAATCCTCCTATGGGATGTCGATTTCATGAACGTTGTCCTGAAGCACAAAATGTATGTAGGGAACAAGAACCTTTATTGGAAGATGTTGGTAATAACCATAAGGTTGCATGTCACTTTGTCAAAGGGGGAAAATTATGA